A window of Candidatus Poribacteria bacterium contains these coding sequences:
- a CDS encoding RRXRR domain-containing protein, whose amino-acid sequence MFVPVKTKNGQQLMPLHAARARKLIKRGEATPYWDNGIYCIRLNKEPSDRETQEIAVGVDPGSKKEGFTVKSERHTYLNVQADAHSGVGKKVEKRRELRRGRRSRKCPNRKNRTNRLANRERIPAGTRARWDWKLRILNWLSKLYPITDVCVEDIKAPTIERAKKWNTSFSPLEVGKQWFYTELRKRWQLLTLQGWETKEIRDRLGLRKSSEKMSETFDAHCVDSWCLAYSTVGGKNMPDNRNIFCISPIPIRRRELHRQNPQKGGKRPRYGGTTFNGLVKNTLVKHATHGLTRISGFGKQGISLYSLRGRRLCQNAKISDCKVLTRLNFNYRSGHSSPT is encoded by the coding sequence ATGTTTGTGCCTGTAAAAACGAAAAACGGACAACAACTGATGCCGCTGCATGCCGCACGCGCCAGAAAACTTATCAAGCGTGGCGAGGCAACACCTTACTGGGATAACGGTATCTATTGTATCCGTCTCAACAAAGAACCGTCTGACAGAGAAACACAAGAGATTGCTGTCGGTGTAGACCCCGGTAGTAAGAAAGAGGGGTTTACCGTCAAATCAGAAAGACACACTTATTTGAATGTGCAAGCCGATGCTCATAGCGGTGTCGGTAAGAAAGTAGAGAAGCGTCGTGAGTTGCGGAGAGGTAGGCGTTCACGGAAGTGTCCGAACCGAAAAAACAGAACCAACCGCCTTGCGAATAGAGAGCGTATCCCCGCAGGCACACGTGCGAGGTGGGACTGGAAACTTCGGATACTTAACTGGCTATCAAAACTCTATCCAATAACAGACGTGTGTGTAGAGGATATTAAGGCACCGACGATAGAACGCGCTAAGAAATGGAATACCTCTTTTTCGCCACTTGAAGTCGGTAAGCAGTGGTTCTATACCGAACTCCGAAAACGGTGGCAGTTGCTAACACTTCAAGGCTGGGAAACCAAAGAGATACGCGATAGGTTAGGGCTAAGAAAGTCGTCAGAGAAGATGTCAGAAACCTTTGACGCACATTGTGTGGATAGTTGGTGTCTGGCATATTCCACTGTAGGGGGTAAGAATATGCCTGATAATAGAAATATATTTTGTATATCCCCTATACCGATACGCAGACGTGAACTTCACAGACAAAATCCACAAAAAGGAGGGAAGCGTCCACGCTATGGTGGCACGACTTTCAATGGCTTAGTGAAGAACACACTCGTCAAACATGCGACGCATGGCTTGACACGGATAAGTGGATTTGGCAAGCAAGGTATTTCGCTATATTCTTTGCGAGGGAGGCGACTTTGCCAGAATGCTAAAATATCAGATTGTAAAGTGCTAACACGCCTTAACTTCAACTATAGGAGCGGGCATTCCTCCCCAACCTAA
- a CDS encoding amidohydrolase family protein: MKNTTTKRSKFKVIDCDIHNSIPPGGLSPYLSERWQEHYKTFGLRGRIGGYYPRALMNAARRDAWPPSGLSPGADLAFMQEQLLDAFDIEYGVLTPLMPVGEQLNIEFGAALASAVNDWQVADWVEADSRLRASIVPPYEDGDLAAEEVHRCGPNPAFVQILLLARTRDPLGNRRYWKMYEAACEYDLPIAIHFGGNQGQITGAGWPSYYIEDHGGMPQAFHTQVTSYVCEGVFERFPNLKVVLIEGGFAWLPPLIWRLDATWEKLRMEVPDLKRKPSEYIRDHFWLSTQPMEEPPKREYFEQLLEQMDMNDKLMFATDYPHWDFDAPDRALPSFLKPELRRKILSENARELYAFDKL, translated from the coding sequence ATGAAAAACACAACGACAAAACGTTCCAAATTCAAGGTGATTGATTGCGACATCCACAATTCTATTCCACCCGGGGGATTATCCCCTTACTTATCTGAGCGGTGGCAAGAGCATTACAAGACTTTCGGTCTCCGGGGTCGTATTGGTGGTTACTATCCGCGTGCGCTTATGAATGCCGCACGGCGGGACGCATGGCCCCCTTCAGGACTCTCACCGGGTGCAGATTTAGCGTTCATGCAGGAACAGCTTCTCGATGCATTCGACATTGAGTACGGCGTGCTTACTCCGCTCATGCCTGTCGGTGAGCAGCTAAATATCGAATTTGGTGCTGCACTCGCAAGTGCAGTGAACGATTGGCAAGTTGCCGATTGGGTAGAAGCTGACTCGCGCCTCCGTGCCTCTATTGTCCCGCCTTATGAGGATGGTGATCTTGCTGCTGAGGAGGTTCATCGCTGCGGGCCCAATCCAGCGTTTGTTCAGATTTTGCTCCTCGCACGAACGAGAGATCCGCTTGGAAACCGAAGGTACTGGAAAATGTACGAAGCCGCCTGTGAGTATGACTTACCTATCGCTATCCATTTCGGAGGCAATCAGGGTCAGATAACAGGGGCGGGGTGGCCCTCCTATTACATTGAAGACCATGGCGGTATGCCACAAGCCTTCCACACTCAGGTCACCAGTTACGTCTGTGAGGGCGTATTTGAGCGTTTCCCGAACCTCAAGGTTGTCCTTATTGAGGGTGGATTCGCATGGCTCCCACCGCTCATTTGGCGACTCGATGCGACATGGGAGAAGTTACGTATGGAAGTGCCTGACCTTAAACGAAAACCTTCAGAGTACATCCGGGACCACTTCTGGCTCAGCACACAACCGATGGAAGAACCGCCCAAGCGAGAGTATTTCGAGCAGCTGCTTGAGCAGATGGATATGAACGATAAGCTTATGTTTGCCACAGATTATCCGCATTGGGATTTCGATGCTCCAGATCGTGCTTTGCCCAGTTTCCTAAAACCGGAACTGCGTCGCAAAATCTTATCGGAGAACGCCCGCGAACTTTACGCATTTGATAAGTTATAG
- a CDS encoding HEAT repeat domain-containing protein: MQTNSHLKESHKLTDAQMRDFIVNGHLTVKADLPRSFHETIYRKTQEYTAKEGNLGNNILPRVPELQAVFEDPAVRGAFTSILGENYAMHSHRHPHRNNPHSDGQGFHKDSYWGYQKVRHHCPRWAMAFYYPQDSPLEIGPSAVLPGTQYYDTRITKDNDGELALSGEAGTLTIIHFDLWHRAMANQTDKTRYMMKFQFIRMDAPQAPEWNVTDPHWKLEDSDRATPTHQGTWRHVWNWMAGESNGQATQTANGNLTKHITGLGDDDGAVRSRAADDLGMFGESAAEAIPHLIQGLCDVYEPVRLNAAYALGAIGAPAVSQLIETLSVEDPIMRRMAAYALAAVGAPAVPVLSEALQHTEETARIEAAYALAQIGDLAESAIPVLVEGTKDESVEVRRYLAEAFGSIGPAAVPAVPALIDMLDNDDDKQARFEAALALAQIGPAASDAVPVLANALWDEDRYVRDNSIHALKRIDTSEAESALFDYLLMARWCPITSRESTH; this comes from the coding sequence ATGCAAACGAATTCACATCTGAAGGAAAGCCACAAACTGACCGACGCGCAGATGCGTGATTTTATTGTGAACGGACATCTCACGGTAAAAGCCGATCTGCCGCGCAGTTTCCATGAAACGATCTATCGCAAGACGCAGGAATACACGGCAAAAGAGGGAAATTTAGGGAATAATATCTTACCGCGCGTCCCGGAATTGCAAGCCGTTTTCGAGGATCCTGCCGTTCGTGGGGCGTTTACAAGTATTTTGGGCGAAAATTACGCAATGCATTCGCATCGACACCCACATCGTAACAATCCGCATAGCGATGGGCAGGGATTTCACAAGGATAGTTATTGGGGGTATCAAAAGGTGCGTCACCACTGTCCGCGTTGGGCGATGGCGTTCTACTATCCGCAGGATTCACCCCTCGAAATCGGACCCTCTGCTGTCTTACCCGGAACGCAGTACTATGACACGAGAATCACTAAGGATAACGATGGTGAGTTAGCACTCAGTGGTGAGGCTGGCACCTTAACGATTATCCACTTCGACCTCTGGCATCGCGCTATGGCAAACCAGACGGACAAAACGCGCTACATGATGAAATTCCAGTTTATTCGGATGGACGCACCACAGGCACCCGAGTGGAACGTAACGGATCCCCACTGGAAACTGGAAGATAGCGACCGGGCAACCCCCACGCATCAGGGGACGTGGCGACACGTCTGGAATTGGATGGCAGGGGAATCCAACGGACAGGCAACACAGACTGCTAATGGAAATCTGACAAAGCACATCACAGGATTGGGGGATGATGATGGGGCTGTCCGTTCCCGCGCCGCTGACGACTTGGGGATGTTTGGTGAATCCGCTGCAGAGGCAATTCCACATCTCATCCAAGGTTTGTGTGATGTTTATGAACCTGTTCGCCTGAACGCCGCTTATGCACTCGGTGCGATCGGTGCACCAGCTGTCTCTCAATTGATTGAAACACTCAGCGTTGAAGACCCGATCATGCGACGAATGGCAGCTTATGCCTTGGCAGCGGTCGGTGCTCCGGCTGTTCCTGTATTGAGTGAAGCGTTACAACATACCGAGGAGACCGCTCGCATTGAAGCCGCTTATGCTTTGGCACAAATAGGTGATTTGGCGGAATCGGCTATCCCGGTGTTGGTGGAAGGCACGAAAGACGAGTCTGTTGAAGTGCGTCGTTATCTCGCTGAAGCCTTCGGTAGCATTGGACCCGCTGCAGTACCGGCAGTGCCTGCACTCATTGATATGCTTGATAACGATGACGATAAGCAGGCGCGCTTTGAAGCCGCATTGGCGTTGGCGCAGATTGGACCCGCTGCAAGCGACGCAGTTCCCGTGCTGGCGAACGCGCTCTGGGATGAAGATCGCTATGTCCGAGACAACTCTATCCACGCACTGAAGCGTATTGACACTTCCGAAGCGGAATCGGCACTGTTTGATTATCTATTGATGGCACGATGGTGTCCGATTACAAGTCGTGAGAGTACACATTAG
- a CDS encoding phytanoyl-CoA dioxygenase family protein, translating to MGILTTDQRKQWKTEGYLVLKEVLSSEEVQALRATVDEMDAEFRKGENVTADSVFDKRNVMEDNNIFVDLMDHPVTFPIVRELIGDFIQLSMSEVIVRPPNPKDQGYLHTDGGQAMRTIRVSRSSSPLQVKIHYFLTDLEHPDSGNFTIVPGSHNRTFPETGVKDGPYIPEAVQLCVKAGDAAVFPHALWHGVVANRSEQPRKTLIYCYSHQCFRPFDYEKATPELMERCTPRQRRLIGDIGDWKPGSYFYSPGDQEKIIDGLAEDN from the coding sequence ATGGGAATTTTGACGACGGATCAGCGTAAGCAGTGGAAGACAGAGGGTTACCTCGTTTTGAAAGAAGTACTCTCGTCTGAAGAAGTGCAAGCCTTGAGAGCGACAGTAGATGAAATGGATGCAGAATTTCGGAAAGGTGAGAATGTCACTGCCGACTCTGTCTTCGACAAGCGGAATGTGATGGAAGATAATAACATTTTCGTTGACCTGATGGACCACCCGGTGACATTTCCGATTGTGCGTGAGTTGATAGGAGACTTCATCCAATTGAGTATGTCTGAGGTTATTGTTCGTCCTCCGAATCCGAAAGATCAGGGTTATTTGCATACGGACGGCGGGCAGGCGATGCGAACCATTCGGGTCAGCAGGTCAAGTTCACCACTACAGGTCAAAATCCATTATTTCTTGACGGACCTTGAGCATCCAGACAGTGGGAACTTCACCATCGTGCCGGGAAGCCATAACCGTACTTTTCCAGAAACCGGAGTCAAGGACGGTCCCTATATCCCTGAAGCCGTCCAGTTGTGCGTGAAAGCAGGAGATGCTGCCGTATTTCCACACGCGTTATGGCACGGTGTTGTCGCAAACAGATCAGAACAGCCTCGAAAGACCTTGATCTATTGCTACAGTCATCAATGTTTTCGACCCTTTGACTATGAAAAGGCGACACCTGAGCTTATGGAGCGATGCACACCGCGCCAACGCCGGTTAATTGGAGACATCGGTGATTGGAAACCGGGCTCCTACTTCTATTCTCCAGGCGATCAGGAAAAAATAATAGACGGGTTAGCGGAAGATAATTAG
- a CDS encoding AAA-like domain-containing protein encodes MRRFGTEGRVEPAHHYFVPRTNEIADFINRVRTGKCIVLFAPRQTGKTTFFRRVIDVLSERTRTAAPVASVSQETFQQNAASSTSDAAYFPIRLDFQVCRNLSAVEFYTYLSKGIRSQIESVFQKQGSMTSLSQFLDATPLTNHISMVDFFRELQRILQNRRIVLMIDEFDGIPQGTLSDFLYALRLIYLSDEPRCPHSVGIVGVKSITQLDYDRSVSPFNIQDEFRLPNFTLEQVRELLGQYTEEVGQAFMPEVIDSIHKQTAGQPVLVNRLAQILTEVLDIPKNQPMTIAHFTEAHTQLLRERNTNIDHLTTNIRRNPRFESVLMHIMTRDEGVDFNLDDDIISELATYGVIKEGDDGMCEILNPIYLYRILRTFKPTVNGLEDKYLPDDTDNGFDDYLMSTGRIDMGSLLNNFRDFIVRAGFRILQMPDTPQELVGQHLLMAYLDAFIRRIGGMMHIEVQTGRGRMDLIVTHNQRKYIVETKIWLGTHYYQSGKWQLARYLRLEGVTEGFYVVFDHRQSSEQRVETESVDGVTIRCYVIPVVQEVPSNI; translated from the coding sequence ATGAGAAGATTTGGCACTGAAGGGCGCGTCGAGCCTGCACACCACTATTTTGTTCCACGCACAAACGAAATTGCTGACTTTATCAACCGCGTCAGAACCGGCAAATGCATTGTCCTTTTTGCCCCGCGACAAACGGGCAAAACGACGTTCTTCCGACGCGTCATTGATGTACTCAGCGAACGGACGAGAACGGCGGCACCCGTTGCATCTGTGTCCCAGGAAACCTTCCAGCAGAACGCTGCTTCTTCCACATCTGATGCAGCCTATTTCCCCATTCGTCTCGATTTTCAGGTGTGTCGCAATTTATCAGCGGTTGAGTTTTACACATACCTATCAAAAGGGATCCGGTCCCAAATCGAAAGCGTTTTCCAGAAACAAGGGAGTATGACTTCTCTGTCTCAATTTTTAGATGCCACCCCACTCACCAACCATATTTCGATGGTTGACTTTTTCAGAGAACTTCAGCGGATCCTGCAAAACCGGCGGATTGTCCTGATGATAGACGAGTTTGATGGTATTCCACAAGGCACCTTAAGCGATTTTTTGTATGCTCTCCGCCTTATTTATCTCTCCGATGAGCCTCGATGTCCTCACAGTGTCGGCATCGTAGGTGTCAAGAGTATCACCCAACTCGACTATGACCGTTCAGTTTCACCCTTCAATATCCAAGACGAATTCCGCTTACCCAACTTTACCCTTGAACAGGTGCGTGAACTCCTCGGACAATACACGGAAGAAGTTGGACAAGCCTTCATGCCAGAGGTCATAGACTCCATTCATAAACAGACGGCGGGGCAACCTGTGCTGGTTAATCGGTTAGCACAGATCCTCACTGAGGTGTTGGATATCCCAAAGAACCAACCGATGACGATAGCACATTTTACAGAGGCGCACACGCAGCTCCTACGCGAGCGGAACACGAATATTGATCATCTCACGACCAACATCCGCAGGAATCCCCGTTTTGAAAGCGTCCTGATGCATATCATGACGCGCGATGAAGGTGTAGACTTTAATTTGGACGACGACATCATCAGTGAATTAGCAACTTACGGTGTCATTAAAGAAGGTGACGATGGTATGTGTGAGATTCTTAACCCGATTTATCTGTACCGTATCCTACGAACCTTCAAGCCGACGGTGAACGGCTTGGAGGATAAATACCTTCCAGACGACACAGATAACGGCTTTGATGACTACCTAATGTCTACAGGACGAATTGATATGGGATCGCTGCTGAATAACTTCCGAGACTTCATTGTCCGTGCTGGTTTCAGGATACTGCAAATGCCGGATACACCGCAGGAATTGGTCGGGCAGCATCTTTTAATGGCATATCTTGACGCGTTTATAAGACGGATCGGTGGTATGATGCACATTGAAGTTCAAACAGGGCGAGGGCGGATGGATCTCATTGTGACGCACAATCAGCGAAAATACATCGTTGAGACAAAGATTTGGCTGGGCACTCACTACTATCAGTCGGGGAAGTGGCAGCTTGCGAGGTATCTAAGGTTAGAGGGTGTGACCGAGGGGTTCTACGTTGTGTTTGACCACAGACAGTCCTCCGAACAGCGTGTTGAGACAGAGAGTGTTGATGGTGTGACGATCCGCTGCTATGTAATTCCAGTTGTGCAGGAAGTTCCTTCAAATATATGA
- a CDS encoding retropepsin-like aspartic protease, with translation MTNRNRIPIKYYGVGEHIKVECKIYSVDNRYFRIFDFVIDTGATISGISESVAVQLGYDPSAPYSLEDFDTAAGIEEKLPIIELSRIDVHHLNLEKPKVLCNKNFDAINIHGVFGLDFLTHYNLYINFDENFMQINERKIKVITP, from the coding sequence TTGACAAACAGGAACAGGATACCTATCAAATACTACGGTGTGGGTGAACATATTAAAGTCGAATGCAAGATATATTCTGTTGATAATCGTTATTTTAGAATATTTGATTTCGTAATAGATACTGGCGCAACGATAAGTGGAATTAGTGAATCTGTGGCAGTACAATTAGGCTATGACCCGTCAGCCCCTTATTCTCTTGAGGATTTTGATACTGCTGCAGGAATAGAAGAAAAATTGCCTATAATTGAGCTTAGTAGAATTGACGTTCATCATCTAAATCTTGAAAAACCCAAAGTGTTATGTAACAAAAACTTTGATGCAATTAATATACACGGGGTGTTTGGACTTGATTTTCTCACCCACTACAACCTATATATTAACTTTGACGAAAATTTTATGCAAATTAATGAAAGGAAGATTAAAGTTATTACACCATAG
- a CDS encoding methyltransferase domain-containing protein — protein MPNSVDEMTERMLDDAGIEPGMRVLDIGCGMGAVSLMLSRRVGNQGHVFAVDRNPHVIELAREKARETGISNLTFLEGGFDVTLPEHGMLDAAVGRRVLMYQLDAVRAVGQLARAIRPGGIVAFHEHDTIAVKDNRTSLPLHDQVRSWLRKMLECEGANLHMGFELHRVLSAAGLAVERVRAEANVLTPTADYPVAAIIRAVLPRILRHGIATETEIDVDTLDGRLAAERRETTATCLWEMVFCVWARKH, from the coding sequence ATGCCAAACAGTGTTGATGAGATGACCGAGCGAATGCTTGATGATGCGGGTATAGAACCAGGCATGCGTGTGCTCGACATTGGCTGTGGGATGGGGGCAGTGTCTCTCATGCTTTCACGACGCGTCGGCAACCAGGGACATGTCTTTGCAGTCGATCGCAACCCTCATGTGATTGAACTAGCCCGAGAAAAAGCGCGAGAAACTGGTATCTCAAACCTCACTTTCCTTGAAGGTGGGTTCGACGTGACTTTGCCAGAGCACGGCATGCTCGATGCAGCGGTAGGTCGCCGTGTCCTCATGTACCAATTGGATGCAGTGAGAGCCGTGGGGCAACTTGCTCGTGCGATCCGCCCTGGAGGCATCGTCGCTTTTCATGAGCACGATACGATTGCAGTAAAGGACAATCGCACTTCCTTGCCACTGCATGATCAGGTTCGCTCCTGGCTCCGAAAGATGCTCGAATGTGAAGGAGCAAACCTGCACATGGGCTTCGAGCTTCATAGGGTGCTTTCGGCTGCAGGACTTGCTGTAGAACGAGTGCGCGCTGAAGCGAATGTGCTGACACCGACCGCTGACTATCCTGTGGCTGCCATTATCCGCGCTGTCCTCCCCCGTATACTGCGACATGGTATCGCGACCGAGACAGAGATTGATGTTGATACCCTCGATGGTCGTCTGGCTGCCGAACGCAGAGAGACCACTGCAACATGTCTCTGGGAGATGGTTTTCTGTGTCTGGGCGCGGAAGCATTGA
- a CDS encoding Rieske (2Fe-2S) protein, whose translation MPKYVVATPEEIPAGESKIVDIGGRSIGIFNIDGEFFAIRNSCPHQGGPLCKGLVTGFLESSAPGNYHYTRKGEILRCPWHSWEFDIKTGQSWWNPAQRRVRKYEVQVESGEDIEASSSEREKGPYVADTFPVTVEQQYIVIEID comes from the coding sequence ATGCCTAAATACGTAGTAGCAACCCCAGAAGAAATTCCCGCTGGCGAAAGCAAAATCGTTGACATCGGCGGACGTTCTATTGGTATCTTTAATATAGATGGCGAATTTTTCGCCATCCGTAACAGCTGCCCACACCAAGGCGGCCCTTTGTGCAAAGGTCTGGTCACCGGTTTTTTGGAGTCTTCCGCTCCAGGCAACTATCACTATACTCGTAAAGGTGAGATTCTCCGGTGCCCATGGCACAGTTGGGAATTCGACATTAAAACTGGACAATCGTGGTGGAATCCTGCACAACGGCGTGTTAGAAAATACGAAGTCCAAGTTGAAAGTGGTGAGGACATTGAGGCATCCAGTTCTGAGCGCGAAAAGGGACCTTATGTCGCAGATACGTTTCCGGTCACCGTTGAACAACAATACATCGTCATTGAAATTGATTAG